TTCAAAAGTGGCCAAACTTTTAACGAAATAGCCTGCGCAATTCCGTAACGGTTATGTGGCGTTAGAATCATGGAGGGTTGAAAGATACTTAAGCGATCAAAATTTAACGCTTTTAGTTCCGCTACTAACTCGCCTTTAACTCTGAGGTAAAAAGATTTTGATTTAGGATTGATATCTACCGAAGCCAAAAGTTCAAAATGCTTGATACCAGAATTTTTACATGCTACAGCAAAATCTAGTACCGCTGTTTTATCAATTTTTATAAATTCTTCTTTACTAATTTTTGAAGGCTCCCCAACCCCTAAGGTGCAAATAGCTGCCGTATGGCCTTTTAAATAATTTTGGTAAGAACTCACATCCATGATATTAATTTTTTGCTGCTGCACGGTTGCACCGCTTACATTTGGTATGGGACTTCTGCCCAGTATTGTTAACTGGGGTATGTTTTTTAATTGAAGTAACGCTTGTAAGGTTTCTGTACCCACCGCACCACTTGCCCCTAACATTACTATTGCTGTTTGATTGGATTTTAAGGTCATAATACTATGCTATAAATAAGATGGTTGCAACGGTTATTTTAGCCTTTAAAGAATGCTTAATCATAGCAAATATAACCGAAAACTAATATACTTTTAACTCCAATGGGCTGTGAGCTCATCTACTCCTTTTGTAATGACTACATAAAATTCTCCCTTTTTAAAATCTAGTAAAAATGGTTTTGGTGATGATAACAAGATCTTTTGTAAATTCTATTGTATATTTTGGATGCGTCAAATATTCCCAAATTTGAGCTGGTTGCTATTTACTTTGAAATTGGAAAATTGTCTTCTAATATTTTTATTTAAAAACGTCTTTTAGCTTAAGACATTAATCCCACCATAGGAATAGTCTTTTGTATTCCACAATCATTTCTTCAAGTATTTCTATTTCGCCTACTCCTTGGTCTACTGAATCTGGGCAAAAATCATACACTTCTTGGGCAAATAAGGACGCATCAGGAATTGAACTTTTAAATGTTAAATCTACCCAATCATAATCCGCACCTAATATTTCAATACCATACAGATCATCCCATTCTTTGAGTTTGGCTATAATATCTGAATTTTCTAAACCATAATTAATCCCATCTGTTTTCTGAATCCTCAGAATATCAAATTGGTCTGTAGATTTTATAATGGATAGTGTTGAAGGGCTTGTATAGCCATTTTCAGATAAGAAAATTAAATAACCATTCTTAAAAAGTTTATTTTTAGTATTCAAAATAATAGCATCAGATTGTCCTTCCAAAACTTTAAATGAAATACCATTTTGTTCTTGTAGACCCAATTTTATTTTCTCCCCCTTTTCTCCAACAGAATAACCTGGTTCTGCAGTTTCAAATTGAGTAAATTCCGTTGTTATACTTTGCTTCAATTCATTGAAAACTTCAGCATCAAAACCTACTTTCTTAAATAATAATTGTTCTGAATCTGAAAGATTTGATGGATTTTCATTGCAACCAACAAACGCAATTAACAATAAAAGAACACCTATTTTTTTCATATTTTTTTATCTAAAATTTATAAACTATAGGTTTTAATAAAACAGTCCTTAAAAGACCAGTTCATTTAGGATAAGTAACTACCCTACGGTATAATTACCACTATAGAATACTATACTGTGGTGGTCTTTATGAAGCGTTTTTTGCTCCTAATTGTGACTAATTATAAAATAATCTGCTTGTAATAAAGGAGTTCTATTGTCAAATTCAAAATCAATGAACAGCGCATCATCCTCTTCTATTGTAATTTTCTTTGTACTTCTGCCTATTTCTCTTTTTGACTGATCATAAGCTTTCAATTTAATTTTACGATCAAAGGATTGGTTCGCGATTAGATAAACCGTTACTTTTTTAATATTAGTAGTATCACTATAAATTTTTTCAGTACGCCCTATTTCGAAGGTTTTAGAAAAAATAGAGTCCGAAAGTACTTTGGCTTGATTGATACTTTTATCATAGCCCGTAGTTAAGCCTTTAAAAGCTTCTCCAATACCTTCACTAGCAGATTCTAAAGCTTCCTTTCCGTCTGTTTTTAAAGCATCTCCAGCACCTTTTATTAATTTCGATTTAATGGAAACCATTGCATTTCCTTCTTCCTCTGCCTTTATTTTTTTCTCTTCTGTACTTAAACAAGAAGTCATTAATAATGTTGATAATAAGGTGATAATCGTAATTTTATAATGTGTCATTTCAGTTTGGTTTACTATTTAAGGTTTTAGAGGTCAGTAGCTAACTTCGTATCTTGATACTCAGTAAATATATTAAATTATGGATATTTTCAAGGGTCAAAATCTTCTAGAGTTCTCTGATTGCTTCAAAACGGACAATGATTGCAAAGAATATTTAGCAAATATTAAGTCTAAAACCCCTTTTAAATGTTCTAGATGCAATCATATAGCCTGTCAAACACGTGCTGATTTCTCTAGGCAATGTAATATTTGTAGACATACAGAATCCGCAACAGCAGATACTTTATTTCACAAGGTAAAGTTTGGTGTTCGCAAAGCATTTTTTATTTGTTTTGAGATGGCTACAAGCACGAAAAGCTTATCTGCAAGTTATATGGGAGTACGTTACGGAGTAACAGAAAAAACAGCTAGACTTTTTATGCTTAAGGTCAGAGAAGCTATGTCTTCGAGTGGGAATAATCCTATGGACGGAGTTGTTCATGTAGATGAATTTGTTTTAGGGGGCAGAGAAGAAACAAAAGTTGGCAGAAGCTACAATGCTAAGAAAAAGAAGGCGGTTACAGCTGTTCAGCTTACAGAAAATGGAAAGGTAAAAAGAATGTATGCTATGAAAATAGATGATTTTTCAGCACAATCCTTACAATATATTTTTGTCAACCATATCAGCCGAAACGCAAAGATTACTACAGATAAATGGAGAGGCTATAGTCCTATTGCAAAGGCTTACGACATCACACAAATAGAAAGTAATGGAGGGTTAAATTTTAAAGCGCTTCATACAATGATACATCAGGTTAAATCTTGGATAAGAACAACTTATTCTTGGGTTAGTGACAATAATTTAAATAGATATTTCAATGAATTTTGTTTTAGAATAAACAGATCTCAAAGTAAAGCTACAATATTCAATAATCTTATTGTTAAAATGGTCAATAATGATAAAATCAATCAAGCTGAATTAATAAGTAATTAACTACTGACCTCTATAAGGTTTAATTAATTCAATTTATGTTTACATTTAAACGATGGGTTGCATACTGTTTTTGCTTAATTCATTTTTTCTCAATCAACCAATTTTTAACGTTTTACTACTAAATATGCTACAGATTTAGTAAATATAGGTAAAACATTACATTAGAAAATCGTATTATCCTGTTCAGTCCTTTATAGCTATTACTTATTAAGACGCTAATGTCTTTTATTCATGAGATTTTTTTTACTAAGTAATTTTTTAAATATGTTCATTTTTACGCCTCTTTAAATATAATTTCTCCTCCTACTTCTATTTCTTGGCTAGCACTAAAAAGTAATGATAGCATTAGTACAATAAAAACAATAGTTTATTTCATGATTTTAAGTGTTTACAAACGCATTCTTTATACTTTAACCTTAGCATTAGGTCGTGATTTTTTCGCAAAAAATGTTACCATTAATTAGATAAACTTTAGTAGCGAAGCTATTTATTTCTTGGTATCTGCCATTAATTCCTTTTCAATTTGTTCTACATAAACGGATAAGTTCTTTTTCATCAAGACTAAGCCTTTCCCATAAATATCTACAAGATACACCTGCTCCTCTTCCATTCCTTCTTTAAGCCACGCTTTCTCTGCTTCTAAATCTCCTTTTCTAACGATAATGAGTTCATAATATCTAAGTGCGGAATCATAATCGGTTATCGTAAGTTGATTAAAATTTGAAATCGCAGGATTATTGTTGCTATTGCGTTGTCCTATATCGGCTCCAAGGAATACCTCACAATTTGAAAATGTATAATGAGGGTTATGGTTATCAAAATTTCGATACGTTCTTCTATCGCCATTCTTCAATAAAAAACGCTGAATTTCTTCAAACTTTCCTGGAGGTATTACCTTTGAAATCTCAATGAAATTCATGCTTAAATTTTCGTTGTTTTTCGA
This genomic stretch from Cellulophaga algicola DSM 14237 harbors:
- a CDS encoding NAD(P)H-binding protein — translated: MTLKSNQTAIVMLGASGAVGTETLQALLQLKNIPQLTILGRSPIPNVSGATVQQQKINIMDVSSYQNYLKGHTAAICTLGVGEPSKISKEEFIKIDKTAVLDFAVACKNSGIKHFELLASVDINPKSKSFYLRVKGELVAELKALNFDRLSIFQPSMILTPHNRYGIAQAISLKVWPLLKPLLMGKFRKYRGIPVRVLGQAIAKNIFIKGTSFELLQWDEFYALAEKE
- a CDS encoding DUF4253 domain-containing protein; the encoded protein is MKKIGVLLLLIAFVGCNENPSNLSDSEQLLFKKVGFDAEVFNELKQSITTEFTQFETAEPGYSVGEKGEKIKLGLQEQNGISFKVLEGQSDAIILNTKNKLFKNGYLIFLSENGYTSPSTLSIIKSTDQFDILRIQKTDGINYGLENSDIIAKLKEWDDLYGIEILGADYDWVDLTFKSSIPDASLFAQEVYDFCPDSVDQGVGEIEILEEMIVEYKRLFLWWD
- a CDS encoding IS1595-like element ISCal1 family transposase — translated: MDIFKGQNLLEFSDCFKTDNDCKEYLANIKSKTPFKCSRCNHIACQTRADFSRQCNICRHTESATADTLFHKVKFGVRKAFFICFEMATSTKSLSASYMGVRYGVTEKTARLFMLKVREAMSSSGNNPMDGVVHVDEFVLGGREETKVGRSYNAKKKKAVTAVQLTENGKVKRMYAMKIDDFSAQSLQYIFVNHISRNAKITTDKWRGYSPIAKAYDITQIESNGGLNFKALHTMIHQVKSWIRTTYSWVSDNNLNRYFNEFCFRINRSQSKATIFNNLIVKMVNNDKINQAELISN